Proteins encoded by one window of Armatimonadota bacterium:
- a CDS encoding CBS domain-containing protein, with protein MEARDVMTQEVITLTPDMTVGEAADVLVRYRIHGAPVVGEDGGLIGMVSLVDLVGKPGGTVREIMTPDPISAMEDTPLPELAQTMIDEMVRRVPITRGRRVVGIVSASDIVRAYLGLVDELAKAS; from the coding sequence ATGGAAGCGCGCGACGTCATGACCCAGGAAGTCATCACGCTGACACCCGACATGACGGTCGGCGAGGCGGCGGACGTATTGGTTCGCTACCGCATCCACGGAGCGCCGGTAGTCGGCGAGGACGGCGGGCTGATCGGGATGGTGAGCCTCGTGGACCTGGTCGGCAAGCCCGGCGGAACGGTGCGCGAGATCATGACGCCCGACCCGATCTCCGCGATGGAAGACACGCCGCTGCCGGAGCTCGCGCAGACGATGATCGACGAGATGGTGCGCCGCGTCCCGATCACGCGCGGCAGGCGCGTCGTTGGGATCGTCAGTGCGAGCGACATCGTGCGGGCGTACCTCGGCCTGGTGGACGAACTGGCGAAGGCCAGCTGA
- a CDS encoding FAD-dependent oxidoreductase — protein sequence MRDGGPKIAVIGGGFGGLEAAFYLRMRLRDRAQITLLSDQDHFLFKPNTIYIPFGLDPDSLKIPLAVPARRKGIEFVQARVRDVDPITRHVYTDGTVISYDFLVLATGAGMRPEEIPGLAEHAETIWTPEDMLRLRSTFEFLARGPAKRQRVLFLVPPNNKCSGPLYEMVFMLDTWLRRVGARDGVQITWATYEQTYIQAFGPRLHEVVSGEFRRRKIDGHTGFVVERVRHGEAFAVDGQRLPFDVLISFPPYVASTPFANLPSDERGFVRTELASRQVVGTPRIYAVGDTGDFPVKQAFLAFLQADAAAEHVAAEILGTQPAVRFDPVSMCVMEQFDKATFAQVPLQVTGVPERPIEVRSEAPHLYRVGSSRVWRLGKKLLGVYLPWRFGAGEPFHAGLAWKWMEAGLKVMSRLLAA from the coding sequence ATGAGGGACGGCGGGCCCAAGATCGCGGTGATCGGAGGTGGATTCGGCGGCCTGGAGGCGGCGTTCTACCTAAGGATGCGCCTGCGTGACCGGGCGCAGATCACGTTGCTGTCCGATCAAGACCATTTCCTGTTCAAGCCGAACACGATCTACATCCCGTTCGGACTCGACCCCGACAGCCTGAAGATCCCCCTGGCCGTACCTGCGCGCCGCAAGGGGATCGAGTTCGTCCAGGCGAGGGTGCGCGACGTCGACCCGATCACGCGCCACGTCTACACCGACGGGACGGTGATCTCCTACGACTTTCTGGTCCTCGCCACCGGTGCAGGGATGCGACCCGAGGAGATCCCGGGGCTGGCGGAGCACGCGGAGACGATCTGGACGCCGGAGGACATGCTGCGGCTGCGGTCGACCTTCGAGTTCCTGGCGCGCGGCCCGGCCAAGCGCCAGCGCGTGCTGTTCTTGGTGCCGCCGAACAACAAGTGCTCGGGGCCTCTGTACGAGATGGTCTTCATGCTCGATACGTGGTTGCGCCGCGTGGGGGCGAGGGACGGTGTCCAGATCACCTGGGCGACCTACGAGCAGACCTACATCCAGGCGTTCGGCCCCAGGCTGCACGAGGTCGTCAGCGGGGAGTTCCGCAGGCGGAAGATCGACGGACACACCGGCTTCGTGGTGGAACGCGTCCGCCACGGGGAAGCGTTCGCGGTGGACGGCCAGCGCCTTCCGTTCGACGTGCTGATCTCCTTCCCACCATACGTCGCGTCGACGCCGTTTGCGAACCTGCCGTCCGACGAGCGCGGCTTCGTCCGGACCGAGCTGGCGAGTCGGCAGGTCGTCGGCACGCCACGGATCTACGCGGTGGGCGACACCGGCGACTTCCCCGTCAAGCAGGCGTTTCTGGCGTTCCTGCAGGCGGATGCGGCCGCCGAGCACGTCGCAGCCGAGATCCTGGGTACGCAGCCGGCGGTGCGGTTCGACCCGGTGAGCATGTGCGTGATGGAGCAGTTCGACAAGGCGACGTTCGCCCAGGTCCCCCTGCAGGTGACCGGCGTGCCCGAAAGACCGATCGAGGTGCGCAGCGAGGCGCCGCATCTGTACCGCGTGGGCTCTTCTCGGGTCTGGCGGCTGGGCAAGAAGCTGCTGGGTGTGTACCTGCCGTGGCGGTTCGGCGCGGGTGAGCCGTTCCACGCGGGCCTTGCCTGGAAATGGATGGAGGCCGGATTGAAGGTGATGTCCCGCCTGTTGGCCGCGTAG
- a CDS encoding prenyltransferase → MRRLWWMGLWRLADPKISLASMASILLGAAAAARVGPIDWGWLSLTVGGVFAIEVAKNASGEIVDFDSGADLRVGVRDRSPFSGGKRVLVDGLLTRRQTAAIAAASYLLGAGAGLWVAVAREPRVLWIGLVGVGLAYFYHGAPLRLSYRGLGEIAVGLAYGPLIASGTYLVQRQALDLHVALLSVPLGLLIAAFLWINEFPDFDADLAAGKRTLVVRLGRERAAHVFAAILAAAFAIAASLPATGAPPTVLAGLLGVVPAATAARRLLAAPTHTPRIVPAQAQTLLSFLLYSLGTGVGLLAA, encoded by the coding sequence ATGCGCCGACTGTGGTGGATGGGGTTGTGGCGGCTGGCGGATCCCAAGATTTCTTTGGCCTCGATGGCTTCGATCTTGCTCGGTGCGGCGGCGGCCGCACGCGTCGGCCCCATCGATTGGGGATGGCTTTCGCTCACGGTCGGGGGTGTCTTCGCGATCGAGGTGGCCAAGAACGCATCGGGGGAGATCGTGGACTTCGACTCGGGCGCCGACCTCCGAGTGGGCGTCCGAGACCGCAGCCCGTTCTCAGGAGGCAAGCGGGTGCTCGTCGACGGCCTGCTGACCCGCCGACAGACTGCGGCGATCGCTGCGGCGAGCTACCTGCTCGGGGCCGGCGCCGGCCTGTGGGTCGCCGTCGCCAGGGAGCCACGCGTCCTGTGGATCGGCCTCGTCGGGGTGGGCCTCGCCTACTTCTACCATGGTGCGCCGCTTCGGCTTTCCTACCGGGGTCTGGGAGAGATCGCCGTCGGATTGGCCTACGGCCCGCTGATCGCCTCGGGGACGTACCTGGTACAGCGGCAGGCACTCGACTTGCACGTCGCATTGCTGTCCGTTCCTCTCGGTTTGCTGATCGCGGCCTTCCTGTGGATCAACGAGTTCCCCGACTTTGACGCCGACCTGGCAGCGGGCAAGCGGACGCTGGTCGTACGGCTCGGACGCGAGCGCGCGGCGCACGTGTTCGCTGCGATCCTCGCAGCCGCCTTCGCGATCGCGGCGTCGCTCCCGGCGACCGGCGCTCCACCCACCGTCCTGGCCGGACTGCTCGGCGTGGTGCCCGCGGCGACGGCGGCACGCCGGCTGCTGGCCGCTCCGACGCACACCCCCCGGATCGTCCCCGCCCAGGCGCAGACCCTCCTCTCGTTCCTGCTGTACTCGCTGGGCACCGGCGTCGGTCTGCTTGCCGCCTGA
- a CDS encoding DinB family protein translates to MSPESARIAERVARAYTRAHGLAAVLEGATATEAGWRPVSGQPTIAEIVGEVVDRCAWLTRALAPPAHLAGPPLPTGPLTAQAWEELRTELARAFAACAEAVRGTDVSRWDEPVPGRPDRTWRELVDDLVVDAAHGAGQITVLRRWYATQDLAV, encoded by the coding sequence GTGAGCCCGGAGTCGGCGCGAATCGCCGAGCGTGTCGCCCGCGCCTACACGCGCGCACACGGGTTGGCGGCCGTGCTGGAGGGCGCGACGGCCACGGAGGCCGGATGGCGCCCCGTGTCCGGGCAACCGACGATCGCAGAGATCGTCGGCGAGGTCGTCGATCGCTGCGCGTGGCTGACGCGCGCGCTGGCCCCGCCGGCTCATCTCGCCGGTCCACCCTTACCGACGGGGCCGTTGACCGCGCAGGCATGGGAGGAGTTGAGGACCGAACTCGCGCGCGCATTCGCCGCCTGCGCCGAAGCCGTGCGCGGTACCGACGTCTCCCGGTGGGACGAACCCGTCCCCGGACGCCCAGACCGGACATGGCGAGAGCTGGTGGACGATCTCGTGGTCGACGCCGCGCACGGTGCCGGTCAGATCACCGTGCTGCGCCGCTGGTACGCGACCCAGGACCTCGCGGTCTGA
- the ppdK gene encoding pyruvate, phosphate dikinase: protein MNRKWVYAFSEGNAAMRDLLGGKGAGIAEMTRIGLPVPPGFVITTEACNAYYEAGRRFPEGLWEQVAEALRDLEDRIGKRFGDPGNPLLLSVRSGAKFSMPGMMDTVLNLGLNDRITEGLARTTGNARFAYDAYRRLLQLFGKIVLRLPAEPFEQVLEETKQRGGPGRQDTDLGADELREICGRFKAMIRGHSDRPFPDDPWEQLQMAIAAVFDSWMGRRAVDYRRVHRIPDTLGTAVNVQAMVFGNLGPDSATGVAFTRNPATGQPELYGEYLTEAQGEDVVAGTRTPRPLSELAQQMPDVYAELASVAKQLELHYRDVQDVEFTVERGRLWLLQTRAAKRTGAAAVRIAVDMVGEGLIDTQTAVRRVDPSLLIQLLHPTVDDEAKRRAREEGRYLTSGLPASPGAASGRLVFDPDEAQRQSAEGEPVILARMETSPEDFHGMVAARAILTARGGMTSHAAVVARGMGKPCVVGAGALVIEAEAGTMGVDGRTVRVGEWVTVDGTAGEVFVGVLPTREPALAGEFATFMSWADAYRKMGVRANADTPSDARVARAFGAEGIGLCRTEHMFFEGDRIYAMREMIVAATAEERRTALAKIEPLQRQDFSEIFRVMDGFPVTIRTLDPPLHEFLPPDEEAIEETAKRIGVSPEVFRHKVSALREFNPMMGLRGCRLGILYPEITEMQARAIFQAAAACQAEGIRVEPEVMIPLVSDPKELQLQADIVRRVAAEVQQKTGQQIRYRVGTMIEVPRAAVLAGQIAEAAEFFSFGTNDLTQFVFGMSRDDAGRFLPRYLDQKILPEDPFQVLDRDGVGELVRVGTERGRAARADLKVGICGEHGGEPISVRFCHEVGLDYVSCSPYRVPIARLAAAQAALGETARDV, encoded by the coding sequence ATGAACCGGAAGTGGGTGTACGCGTTCTCCGAGGGGAACGCCGCCATGCGCGACCTGCTGGGCGGGAAGGGCGCGGGCATCGCGGAGATGACGCGCATCGGCCTGCCGGTCCCGCCGGGATTCGTGATCACGACCGAGGCGTGCAACGCCTACTACGAGGCGGGCAGGCGGTTCCCGGAGGGCTTGTGGGAGCAGGTGGCCGAGGCGTTGCGCGACCTGGAGGACCGCATCGGCAAGCGGTTCGGCGATCCCGGTAACCCGCTGCTACTGTCGGTGCGGTCCGGCGCCAAGTTCTCGATGCCCGGGATGATGGACACCGTGCTGAACCTGGGCCTCAACGACCGAATCACAGAAGGTCTCGCGCGCACCACCGGCAACGCCCGGTTCGCCTACGACGCGTATCGCCGGTTGCTGCAGCTGTTCGGCAAGATTGTCCTTCGCCTTCCTGCCGAGCCGTTCGAGCAGGTCCTCGAGGAGACCAAGCAGCGGGGTGGGCCGGGACGGCAGGACACCGATCTCGGCGCCGACGAGTTGCGCGAGATCTGCGGCCGCTTCAAGGCGATGATCCGGGGTCACAGCGACCGCCCGTTCCCCGACGATCCCTGGGAGCAGTTGCAGATGGCGATCGCCGCGGTGTTCGACTCCTGGATGGGGCGGCGCGCGGTGGACTACCGGCGCGTGCATCGGATCCCCGACACGCTCGGGACGGCCGTCAACGTCCAGGCGATGGTGTTCGGCAACCTCGGCCCGGACTCGGCGACCGGTGTGGCGTTCACCCGCAACCCGGCCACGGGCCAACCGGAACTGTACGGGGAGTACCTCACGGAAGCCCAGGGCGAGGACGTGGTGGCCGGAACCCGCACACCCAGACCGCTGTCCGAACTCGCGCAGCAGATGCCGGACGTCTACGCGGAGTTGGCGTCCGTGGCAAAGCAGCTGGAGCTTCACTACCGGGACGTCCAGGACGTGGAATTCACAGTGGAGCGCGGGCGGCTTTGGCTGCTGCAGACCCGCGCCGCCAAGCGGACCGGCGCGGCTGCGGTACGGATCGCCGTGGACATGGTCGGAGAAGGCTTGATCGACACTCAGACGGCCGTGCGGAGGGTGGACCCGAGCCTGCTGATCCAGCTTCTTCACCCCACGGTGGACGACGAGGCCAAGCGCCGGGCGCGCGAGGAAGGGCGGTACCTCACCAGCGGTCTGCCGGCGTCGCCGGGGGCGGCCAGCGGGCGCCTGGTCTTCGACCCGGACGAGGCACAGCGCCAGTCCGCCGAGGGTGAGCCGGTGATCCTCGCGCGCATGGAGACGTCGCCCGAAGACTTCCACGGCATGGTGGCAGCGCGGGCGATCCTGACCGCGCGCGGCGGCATGACCTCGCACGCTGCGGTCGTCGCACGCGGGATGGGCAAGCCGTGCGTCGTCGGTGCCGGAGCGCTGGTCATCGAGGCGGAGGCCGGGACGATGGGCGTGGACGGGCGCACCGTGCGGGTCGGTGAGTGGGTCACCGTGGACGGTACCGCCGGCGAGGTCTTCGTCGGCGTCCTGCCGACGCGCGAACCGGCGCTGGCGGGCGAGTTCGCCACGTTCATGAGCTGGGCCGACGCCTACCGGAAGATGGGAGTACGGGCCAACGCCGACACGCCGAGCGATGCGCGGGTGGCGCGCGCGTTCGGGGCGGAGGGCATCGGGCTGTGCCGTACCGAGCACATGTTCTTCGAGGGCGATCGAATCTACGCGATGCGGGAGATGATCGTCGCCGCCACGGCCGAAGAGCGGCGCACCGCCCTGGCGAAGATCGAGCCCCTACAGCGTCAGGACTTCAGCGAGATCTTCCGGGTCATGGACGGCTTCCCCGTGACGATCCGCACGCTCGATCCGCCGCTGCACGAGTTTCTGCCTCCCGACGAGGAAGCGATCGAGGAGACGGCCAAGCGGATCGGGGTCTCCCCGGAGGTGTTCCGGCACAAGGTCAGCGCGCTGCGCGAGTTCAATCCGATGATGGGTCTGCGCGGATGCCGGCTGGGCATCCTGTATCCGGAGATCACGGAGATGCAGGCGCGTGCGATCTTCCAGGCGGCGGCCGCCTGCCAGGCGGAAGGCATCCGCGTCGAGCCGGAGGTGATGATCCCGCTGGTGTCCGACCCCAAGGAGCTGCAGCTGCAGGCAGACATCGTCCGACGGGTGGCCGCGGAGGTGCAGCAGAAGACCGGCCAGCAGATCCGGTACCGCGTCGGCACGATGATCGAGGTGCCGCGGGCCGCAGTGCTGGCCGGGCAGATCGCGGAGGCTGCCGAGTTCTTCAGTTTCGGCACCAACGACCTGACGCAGTTCGTGTTCGGCATGAGCCGCGACGACGCGGGACGGTTCCTGCCGCGCTACCTGGATCAGAAGATCCTGCCCGAGGACCCCTTCCAAGTGCTGGACCGCGATGGCGTCGGCGAACTGGTACGTGTGGGGACCGAGCGCGGCCGCGCCGCACGCGCGGACCTCAAGGTCGGGATCTGCGGTGAGCACGGGGGCGAGCCGATCAGCGTCCGGTTCTGCCACGAGGTCGGTCTGGACTACGTCTCCTGCTCGCCGTACCGGGTGCCGATCGCGCGTCTGGCCGCGGCGCAGGCAGCGCTGGGCGAGACCGCGCGTGACGTCTAG
- a CDS encoding universal stress protein, producing MESPSVQGPHRVERILAPTDFSASAARAARWASVIAGRLGAELVLLHVVEANPSALMGPPSAVVDVYDLLRRDVTDAAHKAMADFAAPFAGARTEIREGSARFEIVQAAAALDADLIVMGTHGRTGLPRIWFGSVAEHVVRHSPIPVMTVRHREGDDRGPSIDHVLAPVDFSDASRAALSWAHLLAGAFGARLTLLHVLEITREALFDLPWEVGSAATGELIQAYLERRARLELDALATEFPGCETVLRADLSCGLAREEILRAGAELGASVIVMGTHGRTGLLRIAFGSVAEHVVRHSPIPVLTVRQPAQR from the coding sequence GTGGAGTCTCCAAGCGTCCAAGGCCCGCACCGCGTCGAGCGCATCCTGGCTCCGACGGACTTCTCGGCTTCCGCCGCCCGCGCGGCCCGGTGGGCGTCGGTCATCGCCGGACGGCTGGGGGCCGAACTCGTCCTCCTCCACGTCGTGGAAGCCAACCCCTCTGCGCTCATGGGTCCTCCCAGCGCGGTCGTCGACGTCTACGACCTGCTGCGCCGCGACGTCACGGACGCGGCGCACAAGGCGATGGCGGATTTCGCGGCGCCGTTTGCCGGCGCCCGCACGGAGATCCGCGAGGGGTCTGCGAGATTCGAGATCGTCCAAGCGGCGGCAGCCCTGGACGCCGACCTCATCGTGATGGGGACCCATGGCCGCACCGGCCTGCCGCGGATCTGGTTCGGCAGCGTCGCCGAGCACGTGGTCCGCCACAGCCCCATACCGGTGATGACCGTGCGTCACCGGGAAGGCGACGACCGCGGTCCGTCGATCGACCATGTGCTCGCGCCCGTGGACTTCTCCGACGCCTCGCGCGCCGCGCTTTCGTGGGCCCACCTGTTGGCCGGGGCGTTCGGTGCCCGCCTCACGTTGCTGCACGTGCTGGAGATCACCCGCGAGGCGCTGTTCGATCTCCCGTGGGAGGTCGGATCGGCGGCGACAGGAGAGCTGATCCAAGCCTACCTGGAGCGGAGGGCACGCCTTGAACTGGATGCGCTGGCGACCGAATTCCCGGGGTGTGAGACGGTTCTGCGGGCCGACCTGTCTTGCGGCCTGGCGCGGGAGGAAATCCTGCGCGCCGGCGCCGAGCTGGGCGCCAGCGTGATCGTCATGGGAACCCACGGGCGCACCGGCCTGTTGCGCATCGCGTTCGGCAGCGTGGCCGAACACGTCGTTCGGCACAGCCCCATCCCCGTCCTCACGGTGCGCCAGCCGGCACAGCGGTGA
- a CDS encoding DUF3054 family protein, with protein MRPPTIARTGAREALADALALLLFAVLGARFHSLPLAADVVLRTALPLWVTWFFAATWLRTYRMRSGRTWLVNWALAVPAGLLLRQVLLGRGLDAATGVFVGVGTLATLLLLVAVRALAALFPR; from the coding sequence GTGAGGCCCCCGACCATCGCCCGAACCGGTGCGCGCGAGGCGCTCGCCGACGCCCTGGCGCTTTTGCTGTTCGCGGTGCTGGGGGCCCGCTTCCACTCGCTGCCGCTGGCAGCCGACGTGGTGTTGCGCACCGCGCTGCCGCTGTGGGTCACCTGGTTCTTCGCGGCGACGTGGCTGCGGACTTACCGGATGCGAAGCGGGCGCACCTGGCTGGTCAACTGGGCGCTGGCGGTCCCCGCGGGTCTGCTGTTGCGGCAGGTGCTGCTCGGGCGGGGCCTGGACGCGGCGACGGGCGTCTTCGTCGGCGTGGGCACGTTGGCGACGCTTCTGCTCCTCGTCGCGGTCCGCGCCCTCGCCGCCTTGTTCCCTCGCTGA